Proteins found in one Candidatus Neomarinimicrobiota bacterium genomic segment:
- the pdxT gene encoding pyridoxal 5'-phosphate synthase glutaminase subunit PdxT, translated as MVAVKPMKTVGVLALQGDFDKHLRVLSSLGVKGLPVRNESEFASLDALIIPGGESTTMTHLIKENDLEPVLRKFVKTKPVMGTCAGLILLANQTKSEKVLGLGAIDLNLERNGFGRQLHSFSSDISLDFTNGTPFHAIFIRAPKILNLGEGVVPLAMLSDEVVMARNSNVIVASFHPELTDNRSIHKYFINQLVVSEENSN; from the coding sequence TTGGTAGCGGTAAAACCGATGAAAACGGTCGGTGTGTTAGCGCTTCAGGGTGATTTCGATAAGCACCTTAGGGTACTTTCTTCACTCGGCGTAAAGGGATTACCCGTTCGTAATGAATCAGAGTTTGCTTCACTCGATGCCCTGATTATACCGGGTGGCGAGTCAACAACCATGACACACTTGATAAAGGAGAATGATCTCGAGCCTGTCCTCAGAAAATTTGTTAAAACCAAACCCGTAATGGGCACTTGTGCTGGTTTGATCCTGCTTGCGAATCAAACGAAATCTGAAAAGGTGCTCGGTCTCGGTGCGATAGACCTGAATTTGGAAAGAAACGGTTTTGGCAGACAATTACATTCTTTCTCGTCGGACATATCGCTTGATTTCACCAACGGTACGCCGTTTCACGCCATATTTATTCGGGCTCCGAAAATACTCAATCTCGGTGAGGGTGTTGTTCCTTTAGCAATGCTGAGCGATGAGGTGGTAATGGCAAGAAATTCCAACGTTATAGTAGCTTCATTCCATCCTGAACTCACGGATAATAGATCAATTCATAAATATTTCATCAACCAATTAGTCGTATCGGAGGAAAATTCAAATTAG
- the pdxS gene encoding pyridoxal 5'-phosphate synthase lyase subunit PdxS — protein sequence MDNGSFEIKVGLAEMLKGGVIMDVTNADQAKIAEDAGAVAVMALERIPADIRADGGIARMSNPKMIKEIQNKVSIPVMAKCRIGHFAEAQILEALEVDFIDESEVLTPADEKNHIDKNRFKIPFVCGCRDLGEALRRIGEGAALIRTKGEAGSGNIVEAVRHMRSVMSEIRALTVMSEDEIMAESKRLGAPFELVKQTAKLGKLPVPNFAAGGIATPADASLMMQLGAESVFVGSGIFKSDDPPARGKAIVEATTHWDNPEVLARVSEGLLDAMKGLDISEIPKEQLLQERGW from the coding sequence ATGGACAACGGATCATTCGAAATAAAAGTAGGGCTTGCGGAGATGCTCAAAGGCGGCGTAATTATGGACGTTACCAACGCCGATCAGGCCAAAATCGCTGAAGATGCGGGAGCAGTAGCCGTGATGGCTCTCGAACGCATTCCGGCGGATATCCGCGCGGATGGCGGCATCGCACGGATGTCTAATCCGAAAATGATAAAAGAGATTCAAAACAAAGTGAGCATTCCGGTTATGGCGAAGTGCAGGATCGGTCATTTCGCTGAGGCACAAATACTCGAAGCGTTGGAAGTCGATTTTATCGACGAATCTGAAGTATTGACTCCGGCAGATGAAAAAAATCATATTGATAAAAACCGTTTTAAAATACCGTTTGTCTGCGGTTGCAGGGACCTTGGAGAGGCGTTGAGGAGAATCGGCGAGGGTGCCGCTTTGATCCGCACAAAAGGCGAGGCTGGTTCCGGTAACATAGTAGAAGCGGTCAGGCATATGCGTTCGGTCATGAGTGAAATCAGAGCGCTCACGGTGATGTCGGAGGATGAAATTATGGCGGAGTCGAAACGGCTCGGCGCGCCCTTTGAATTAGTAAAGCAGACAGCCAAGTTAGGAAAACTTCCTGTTCCGAACTTTGCCGCCGGCGGGATAGCCACTCCCGCGGATGCCTCGCTGATGATGCAGCTGGGAGCGGAGTCGGTTTTTGTGGGTTCAGGTATCTTCAAGTCCGATGATCCACCTGCGAGAGGAAAAGCGATTGTCGAAGCGACGACCCATTGGGATAACCCGGAAGTGCTCGCCCGTGTATCAGAGGGTCTGCTTGATGCGATGAAAGGTCTCGATATATCGGAAATTCCGAAAGAACAACTTTTGCAGGAGAGAGGTTGGTAG